Part of the Bacillus sp. THAF10 genome is shown below.
GATTCAATCCCAGAAACACTATGGTGAGAAACAGCCTTTGTTGCACGAGGCGTTTTATCCTTCATCATTTCTGCAATGGCACGAATATGAGCTGGCGTGGTACCACAGCACCCTCCGACAATATTGAGCCAGCCCTGGTCGGCAAAACCTCCAAGCTTAGTAGCTAAGCTTTCAGGCGTTTCATGATAGTGTCCCTCTTCATCTGGGAGCCCTGCGTTTGGGTAACAGCTGACCGCACTTTTGGAAAGGCCAGATAAAGTACGGATGTGATCCTGCATGAACTCTGGTCCTGTTGCGCAGTTTAAACCAACCGCAAGTGGCTTCATATGCTCCACAGAAATGTAAAAGGCATCTATGGCTTGCCCTGCAAGCGTGGTACCCATAGGCTCGATGGTGCCAGAAATGATAATGGGCACTTTTAGGCCAGTTTTTTCAAATGCGCGCTGAATGCCAAGAAACGCACATTTTACATTCAATAAATCCTGACTTGTTTCTACTAAAAGACAATCAGAGCCGCCATCGAGTAAGCCGCGAGCCTGTTCTTCGTAAGATTCTGTGAGGTCATCAAAGGTGGTTCCGCCAGTCACACTAAGCGTTTTCGTCGTAGGGCCGATCGAGCCAGCGACAAAGCGTGGCCATTCGGAGGTAGAAACCCTTGCTGTCGCACGGTTGGCAATTTCGGCGCCCAGCTTATTAATCTCGTACGCTTTGAAGCCGAGGTCATATTCGTCTAAAACAAGATTAGTTCCACCGAATGTGTTCGTTTCCACTATGTCAGCACCTGCTTCAAGATAAGCAACATGAATGTTTTCAATGACCTGAGAAGCTGTGATATTTAAGTTTTCATTACACCCGTCGTACTCCTCACCGCCAAAATCATCTGGTGTCAGGTTTGCCTCCTGCAGCATGGTTCCCATCGCACCGTCCATGATGAGGATTTTCTTATGCATCTGCTGCTCTAGTAGTGTCATAGGTTTAGACATTTTGTATCCTCCTTGCTGAATGAGACAGGTTTTGTTTTTTTGCATAGTTTGCTAGCTCTACCGTCAGCTCGTAGCGCATGAACGGCGTAATCAGATAGATGCCGTTAAATAGCGTTAGCGCCGTATCAAGAAGCCCTTTGGCAATCGTCAGGCCTTCTTGTCTAGCACGCTCGGGGTGATCTTGATGGCTGTTCATCGCGTCAAGAACAGGCTGCGTAAGCTTGATTCCTGGTACCTCATGATGCAAAAAGTTCGCGTTCCGGCTGCTCGTCAGTGGCATGATACCAATATAAATAGGGGCATCAATATGCTTGGTTGCATCGTAAACTTCCAGCAGTTTTTCCTCTGAAAAGACAGGCTGGCTGATAAAATAGTCCGCTCCAGCTTCTATTTTTTTCTCCAGTCGTGCCACCGCTTTGTCAATCACCCGGACATTTGGATTAAAGGCAGCGCCAACGGAAAAGCTGGTGCTTTCGCCGAGCTCTTTTCCGGAAAGAGAGACGCCTTGATTGAACTGCTTAATCATATTGATCAAGCCAAATGATGTCACATCATAAACGGACGAAGCTCCAGGGAAATCGCCAACCTTTGTCGGATCTCCTGTGACAGCGAGCACATCATGAATGCCGAGCTGGTGGAGTCCCATCAGGTGCGATTGTAATCCGATTAAATTCCGGTCCCGGCAGGTGATATGAATGAGCGGGCGTATTCCAATTTGTGATTTCACAATCGAGCCGAGTGCCGTGTTGCAAACTCTCGGAGATGCAAGAGAGTTATCAGCCAACGTCAAAGCGTCAATGCCGGCGTCCTTTAATGCCTGAGCTCCTTGCAAAAATTTATCTGTATTTAGCTTACGTGGAGGATCTAGCTCCACGATGATGGATTGTTCTTTTTTTGCTTTTTCAAAAAGAGGGGTAGGAACATCCTTCTTTTTGGACGGAAGGATAATCTTCCGTTCTCTTCGCTTCACCTGCTTTTCTTTTACAGGAGGAACGTCTCTTAGCGTTTCAGAAAAGGCCTGAATATGAGCTGGCGTTGTTCCGCAGCAGCCTCCAAGCAACCGAACCCCTTGATTTCGAAAAGCAAGTGCCGTTTCCTTAAAATAAGCGGCATCACTATCATATTCGAGCTTGCCGTCCACATAAGAAGGAAGACTTGCATTCGGATAGGCGGACAAAAAGGCAGTTTGTGGAATCGATACCTCTTCTAGTGTCGAAATCATGTGATAAGGGCCAAGCCGACAGTTTAAGCCAACAATATCAGCACCTAAGGCTTCAAGCCGGTTCATTGCCTCTGTAATTGGCACCCGGTTTTGCAAATACCCGACCTCCTGCAGAGACACCTGTGAAATGATGGGCAGTTTCGTTTCTTTTCGAGCAATTTGCAATACCGTTTCGAGTTCTTCCAGGTCATAAAATGTTTCTAGTAAAATACCATCCACACCTTCTAAAAGAAGACAGTAGAGCTGCTCGCGAAAGGTACGCTTAATTTCCTCTAGTGGTATGGCTTCTGGTTTGATTGCGCGGATGCCCCCAATAGTTCCGACCACATAGGCTCCTTTATGGTCAGCTGCCGCCTTTTTTGCTAATCTTACTCCAGCGCTGTTTATTTCTTTTACCTGATCCTGAAGGCCGTAACGTTCAAGTTTATGGTAGTTTGCTGCATAGGTATTGGTCTGGATGATGTCCG
Proteins encoded:
- a CDS encoding bifunctional homocysteine S-methyltransferase/methylenetetrahydrofolate reductase; translation: MGILDSLQQDNILIADGAMGTLLYSYGSDCCFEELNLSQPNQIYHIHQAYLNAGADIIQTNTYAANYHKLERYGLQDQVKEINSAGVRLAKKAAADHKGAYVVGTIGGIRAIKPEAIPLEEIKRTFREQLYCLLLEGVDGILLETFYDLEELETVLQIARKETKLPIISQVSLQEVGYLQNRVPITEAMNRLEALGADIVGLNCRLGPYHMISTLEEVSIPQTAFLSAYPNASLPSYVDGKLEYDSDAAYFKETALAFRNQGVRLLGGCCGTTPAHIQAFSETLRDVPPVKEKQVKRRERKIILPSKKKDVPTPLFEKAKKEQSIIVELDPPRKLNTDKFLQGAQALKDAGIDALTLADNSLASPRVCNTALGSIVKSQIGIRPLIHITCRDRNLIGLQSHLMGLHQLGIHDVLAVTGDPTKVGDFPGASSVYDVTSFGLINMIKQFNQGVSLSGKELGESTSFSVGAAFNPNVRVIDKAVARLEKKIEAGADYFISQPVFSEEKLLEVYDATKHIDAPIYIGIMPLTSSRNANFLHHEVPGIKLTQPVLDAMNSHQDHPERARQEGLTIAKGLLDTALTLFNGIYLITPFMRYELTVELANYAKKQNLSHSARRIQNV